In Oncorhynchus mykiss isolate Arlee chromosome 1, USDA_OmykA_1.1, whole genome shotgun sequence, the following proteins share a genomic window:
- the LOC118936380 gene encoding uncharacterized protein LOC118936380 isoform X7 encodes MEPDAVKRKKVKTKRTKRNKVEQITDTDAGPSTSVEFSGMTVQGTSHQGQSNECVSRACQTRALDLPPINPDAFNPVIIRFLEKLTEEQWRQLSIGRMDPVMRALLAEMCLEIVRFVSEAILEVIIPAIFRFVRIYSHVSPVSGKSLTESERSSSTNLKVRKRGSSKSSRSCTAKSSSSRNGSQTLLPNTQGDGESISSEPLSDFFGITEDSLLTGVQDSFKESLNNVLCIQREGQVDTQSLSRVIVGEVSKKVNSIISVAIQTPISGRMSPVIFASGGVSSTKVVEEMVSGISNILQMYINGKSVEQSVVLREDGVEVDMTHLTGQVMTALSGTVLNFSNKEENEPDKRELLCVVADHMKRLEACKSPEEMLKQGESNLNIKGTKSSLCLSTQSMDRLLTEEFQTKATESIREIVKRFRGCASCCSGTTSSSPTPRIGEIRDLMIDPEASELVSTFVSDMDNLTQSIRASCSPAQSEQILLENHQSKIWSYTVGCYYDMKNTLKRLLTCPEKGDLASTFVESTKDSFTMVPTLCLDIGHSSNGEADTSDSISCKPLLITSSSMNEQKGQSETPKPLLALKKYLQDQVLLDTAKAIASQVLVLYKTEVMEKFSSSVGECDSEESLEAILFVDGIMSDLNDFTSSCSASPSELLDSEQCLSHLTFPLGLQDSTTNSESTQSLPVINMKKLSSVSFQTKARKAVSEALRSVNPFTNSLLGDSEASKLLDTFVTDVETIVQSMQAHDSENFKMSKVSTLSAARIIYHRFREMLRWFLTPCQDSVKVIDGVTPIHNETLKQAPSESLDSQVTCSSDSLEIQADLQTCTKEVISQILTVYHSEESMEECISSLKGDTEDLSKLLDAVVSQIDVLAASKSYLFVYDYAVNTQDNLHGEINNIEEEASSRSLKSTAFDKLCTEEFQTKASHMAGGILQSGLIGIVNTNLDGRSVESSNESDVKILQKSGTPSLFTSSLHTNSAASNIVISITKDLNSFTQMTKMSDASVSGQLERSLSASTLPVSVHNGANVKGKIIWPGTVNLFNNVFTKVKDFFAQQQPVLLDNVVEAPKHAKSICRTATSTQMTYSEHEGSQTSMVNYSKTLISQTLMTIQSRVSMSERMSTSEKGLLTCSIVGSMLEDVDMVRTDGNEIHRPSSSKSSLSITSAMTRGSQSDFTNSLPGTPVPNEWPVEIYCPIIRSSVIDMSDSSTHSQGSTNYTRQTISAIVNTVMEVIPRKDTEHIATADDVTSFTRRLARLSPRDGLQNFSHELTDKVYELIKSHNTPQALFVPAGKSVSDSILLKLKTGLNASEESREFPSDLVYSFATESIKRLLQQIVFWLPPPSQGSDFCQTVISDGSLQDTSQLIPSSSAISISSSQVYCDTKSLFTNIMVNQVMDTCSVASSSSEELSELMNIINGLSPTDAGTLDSDRPALMTTSRQSSAKSLPRTSLSGSSSTHNGGTVDIQVLGEVESKMDNKDLEMCSVSVYPSTPSAMDSDTHASFDSTSNDYTSLVLLLIVRLLSMITPITLLESSDIGETSRVLTKRILSEFCGTSGLEPTQAYPQNLKIKKIFKAVYKGLLQEFGSEKMLQVAMKSTDYAFDDALVKSLTRELLTKCNEASSSPPSMTQLSSHNALGSDEVGNSGLPTTGRKEKKRGRFSSLCGLNPKCTKKVNKKNHCIPTPSQNQTPAVSETDYACPPHNPTANTTPYTWSVVVRPVGHTAKFSKTALKAAYAIVKDQESCQTESVCSTKKKPRKRSLISRMFSAIGKAFSSPFTSCYKKKST; translated from the exons ACCAAGAGGACCAAGAGAAACAAAGTGGAGCAGATCACTGATACAGATGCAG GTCCCTCTACATCTGTGGAATTCTCTGGGATGACAGTTCAGGGGACATCTCACCAGGGACAATCTAATGAGTGTGTCTCCAGGGCCTGTCAGACCAGGGCTCTTGACCTCCCGCCAATCAATCCGGATGCTTTCAACCCGGTTATCATCCGGTTTCTGGAAAAACTTACTGAGGA GCAATGGAGGCAGTTAAGCATTGGCAGGATGGACCCT GTGATGAGGGCATTGCTTGCAGAGATGTGCCTGGAGATTGTGCGGTTTGTATCTGAGGCCATCCTGGAGGTCATCATCCCTGCAATTTTCCGTTTTGTACGGATATACAGCCATGTGTCTCCAGTATCCGGCAAGTCTCTGACAGAATCAGAGAGATCCTCTAGCACAAACCTGAAGGTTCGCAAGAGAGGCAGCAGCAAATCCTCAAGGTCTTGCACGGCCAAATCAAGCTCCTCTCGTAATGG GTCTCAGACATTGTTGCCAAATactcagggagatggtgagtctatTTCATCTGAGCCACTCAGTGACTTTTTTGGGATCACTGAGGACAGTCTCCTCACTGGTGTCCAGGATTCCTTCAAAGAGTCGCTGAACAATGTCCTCTGTATCCAAAGAGAGGGCCAGGTAGACACTCAAAGTCTATCCCGGGTTATTGTTGGAGAAGTGTCAAAGAAAGTAAATTCCATCATCTCTGTGGCCATCCAAACTCCCATCTCTGGGCGAATGTCCCCTGTCATTTTTGCCAGTGGTGGTGTCTCCAGCACCAAGGTGGTTGAGGAGATGGTGTCTGGCATTTCCAACATACTTCAGATGTACATTAATGGGAAGAGTGTTGAGCAGAGTGTTGTTCTCAGAGAGGATGGTGTTGAGGTGGATATGACACATTTAACAGGACAGGTCATGACAGCCCTCAGTGGCACTGTTTTGAACTTCAGCAATAAGGAGGAAAATGAACCCGACAAGAGGGAACTGCTTTGTGTTGTTGCTGACCATATGAAGAGGCTTGAAGCTTGTAAAAGTCCTGAGGAGATGCTAAAACAAGGAGAGAGCAACCTCAATATCAAAGGTACCAAATCTAGTCTTTGTCTGTCAACACAAAGTATGGACAGGCTACTCACTGAGGAGTTTCAGACCAAGGCCACTGAATCGATCCGGGAGATCGTTAAAAGATTCAGGGGTTGTGCATCATGTTGTTCTGGCACTACATCATCTAGTCCAACTCCTAGGATAGGTGAGATCAGAGACCTTATGATTGACCCTGAGGCTTCTGAGTTGGTAAGTACCTTTGTTTCAGACATGGACAATCTTACCCAGTCTATCAGGGCATCCTGCTCCCCTGCACAGAGTGAGCAGATCCTTCTTGAAAACCATCAAAGTAAGATCTGGTCTTACACTGTTGGTTGTTACTACGACATGAAAAATACGCTGAAGAGGCTCCTTACCTGTCCAGAAAAAGGGGATCTCGCAAGTACATTTGTGGAGAGCACAAAAGATTCTTTCACAATGGTTCCAACTTTGTGCCTGGACATCGGTCATTCCAGTAATGGTGAGGCTGACACATCGGACTCCATTTCTTGTAAACCACTTTTAATAACCTCCTCATCTATGAATGAACAAAAAGGACAAAGTGAGACCCCAAAACCTCTCTTGGCTCTCAAAAAGTATTTGCAAGACCAAGTTCTCCTTGACACCGCAAAAGCGATTGCCAGCCAGGTTCTAGTCTTGTATAAGACTGAGGTGATGGAGAAGTTCTCATCTTCTGTTGGAGAGTGTGATTCTGAAGAGTCTCTGGAGGCCATTCTATTTGTGGATGGCATCATGTCTGACTTGAATGATTTCACCAGTTCTTGTTCCGCCTCACCATCTGAGTTGTTAGACAGTGAACAATGTCTCTCCCATCTCACTTTTCCACTTGGTCTGCAGGACAGCACCACCAACAGTGAATCTACCCAGAGTCTTCCAGTTATAAATATGAAGAAACTCTCCAGTGTGTCTTTCCAGACAAAGGCTAGAAAGGCAGTGAGTGAAGCTCTGAGATCTGTCAACCCCTTTACAAACAGCTTACTGGGAGACTCGGAAGCATCTAAATTGCTGGACACTTTTGTAACAGATGTGGAGACTATTGTTCAGTCCATGCAGGCACATGACTCTGAAAATTTCAAAATGTCAAAAGTGAGCACCCTTTCTGCTGCTCGTATTATATATCATAGATTTCGAGAAATGCTGAGGTGGTTTCTCACTCCCTGCCAAGACTCTGTAAAGGTCATCGATGGTGTTACACCAATACATAATGAGACTCTCAAACAGGCTCCTAGTGAAAGTTTAGATTCTCAGGTGACTTGTAGTAGTGATTCTCTTGAAATCCAAGCAGACCTTCAAACCTGTACCAAGGAGGTCATTAGTCAGATCCTCACTGTGTATCACTCCGAGGAATCCATGGAGGAATGCATATCTAGCCTAAAAGGAGATACAGAAGACCTGTCCAAGCTTTTGGATGCCGTTGTTTCTCAGATTGACGTCCTTGCCGCCTCCAAATCATATTTATTTGTTTATGACTATGCTGTCAATACACAGGACAATTTGCATGGTGAGATCAACAATATTGAGGAGGAGGCATCCTCTAGAAGTCTTAAATCCACAGCCTTTGACAAACTATGTACTGAGGAGTTTCAAACTAAAGCCTCACATATGGCTGGTGGGATCCTTCAATCAGGGTTAATTGGCATTGTAAATACCAACCTTGATGGTAGAAGTGTAGAGTCCAGTAATGAAAGTGATGTCAAAATCCTTCAGAAGAGTGGAACTCCATCTTTGTTCACCTCTTCTCTGCACACCAATTCTGCAGCATCCAACATTGTCATAAGCATCACTAAAGACCTTAATAGCTTCACCCAGATGACTAAAATGTCTGATGCTTCAGTGTCTGGCCAGTTAGAGAGATCCCTGTCAGCTTCAACCCTTCCTGTCAGTGTTCACAACGGGGCCAATGTGAAAGGAAAGATCATTTGGCCAGGCACTGTTAACCTGTTCAACAATGTGTTCACCAAGGTCAAGGATTTTTTTGCCCAGCAACAACCGGTCCTCCTAGACAATGTGGTTGAGGCCCCCAAACATGCCAAATCCATATGCAGAACAGCTACTTCTACACAAATGACTTACAGTGAACATGAAggcagccagaccagcatggtaaATTATTCCAAAACCTTAATTAGTCAGACTCTGATGACAATCCAGAGCAGAGTGTCTATGTCAGAGAGGATGAGCACCTCAGAGAAAGGCCTCTTGACTTGTTCCATCGTGGGCTCCATGTTGGAGGATGTTGACATGGTGAGAACTGATGGAAATGAGATACACCGGCCATCCTCCTCAAAGTCCTCCCTGTCCATCACCTCTGCCATGACCAGAGGGTCCCAGAGTGATTTTACAAATTCTCTTCCAGGCACTCCAGTCCCCAATGAGTGGCCTGTTGAAATCTATTGTCCTATCATTAGGAGTTCGGTCATTGATATGAGTGACTCCTCAACTCATTCACAAGGGTCAACAAATTACACAAGGCAAACCATTTCTGCCATAGTTAACACTGTTATGGAGGTCATTCCAAGAAAAGATACGGAACACATAGCAACTGCAGATGATGTCACTTCTTTTACAAGAAGACTTGCGAGACTCAGCCCCAGGGACGGTCTTCAGAACTTCTCACATGAGCTCACTGACAAAGTTTATGAGCTCATAAAAAGTCACAACACCCCCCAGGCTCTTTTTGTGCCAGCTGGCAAGAGCGTGTCTGACTCTATTCTTTTGAAGCTGAAGACAGGATTGAATGCTTCTGAAGAATCCAGGGAGTTTCCATCTGACCTTGTGTACTCCTTTGCTACGGAGTCAATAAAACGTCTGCTACAGCAGATTGTCTTCTGGCTTCCTCCACCATCACAAGGATCCGATTTCTGCCAAACTGTCATCTCTGATGGTTCTCTGCAGGACACAAGTCAGCTTATCCCGAGCTCTTCTGCCATCTCCATTAGTTCCTCACAGGTTTACTGTGACACAAAGAGCCTTTTCACCAATATAATGGTCAATCAGGTCATGGATACCTGTTCTGTGGCCTCCAGTTCATCAGAAGAATTATCAGAGTTGATGAACATAATCAATGGGTTGTCCCCAACTGATGCTGGAACACTTGACTCTGACAGACCGGCTCTCATGACCACTAGCCGTCAGTCTAGTGCCAAATCATTGCCTAGAACCTCTCTGTCTGGCAGCAGCAGCACACACAACGGTGGAACTGTGGATATTCAAGTTTTAGGAGAGGTGGAATCCAAGATGGACAACAAAGATCTGGAGATGTGTAGTGTCTCTGTGTATCCATCAACTCCATCAGCCATGGACTCTGATACACATGCATCATTTGACTCCACTAGCAATGACTACACCTCTTTGGTACTTTTACTGATTGTTAGATTGCTGTCAATGATCACCCCTATCACATTACTGGAATCCTCTGACATTGGTGAAACATCAAGAGTTCTCACAAAGAGGATTCTGTCTGAGTTCTGTGGCACCTCAGGCCTTGAACCAACTCAAGCCTACCCCCAGAATCTGAAAATCAAAAAGATTTTCAAGGCTGTCTACAAGGGGCTTCTTCAAGAATTTGGGTCAGAGAAGATGCTCCAGGTTGCAATGAAGTCAACGGATTATGCATTTGACGATGCCCTGGTCAAATCATTAACTAGGGAACTACTAACTAAATGCAATGAGGCTAGCTCTTCACCTCCCTCCATGACCCAGTTGTCATCACACAATGCACTTGGCAGTGACGAGGTAGGTAATTCTGGGCTTCCAACAACTGGTAGAAaggaaaagaagagaggaagattcagcTCTCTCTGTGGACTCAACCCAAAG TGTACAAAGAAGGTCAACAAGAAGAACCACTGCATTCCAACACCTTCCCAGAACCAGACCCCTGCCGTCAGTGAAACAG attATGCCTGCCCACCCCATAACCCTACAGCCAACACGACGCCATATacttggtctgtggttgtgaggccggttggacatactgccaaattctctaaaacggcattgaaggcggcttatg caATTGTCAAAGATCAAGAATCCTGCCAAACAGAGAGTGTATGCTCCACCAAGAAGAAACCAAGGAAGCGTTCGCTCATTTCCAGGATGTTTTCAGCTATAGGCAAAGCCTTTTCCAGTCCCTTTACTTCCTGCTATAAAAAGAAGAGCACCTAA
- the LOC118936380 gene encoding uncharacterized protein LOC118936380 isoform X6 has product MKNDILGLNYPEDSEVKDPLPQIELKAVTRRKVKTKRKTSANRPTVEQSTDTDAAEIDFVDNQNDEDEDEVKKDPLPQMEPDAVKRKKVKTKRTKRNKVEQITDTDAGPSTSVEFSGMTVQGTSHQGQSNECVSRACQTRALDLPPINPDAFNPVIIRFLEKLTEEQWRQLSIGRMDPVMRALLAEMCLEIVRFVSEAILEVIIPAIFRFVRIYSHVSPVSGKSLTESERSSSTNLKVRKRGSSKSSRSCTAKSSSSRNGSQTLLPNTQGDGESISSEPLSDFFGITEDSLLTGVQDSFKESLNNVLCIQREGQVDTQSLSRVIVGEVSKKVNSIISVAIQTPISGRMSPVIFASGGVSSTKVVEEMVSGISNILQMYINGKSVEQSVVLREDGVEVDMTHLTGQVMTALSGTVLNFSNKEENEPDKRELLCVVADHMKRLEACKSPEEMLKQGESNLNIKGTKSSLCLSTQSMDRLLTEEFQTKATESIREIVKRFRGCASCCSGTTSSSPTPRIGEIRDLMIDPEASELVSTFVSDMDNLTQSIRASCSPAQSEQILLENHQSKIWSYTVGCYYDMKNTLKRLLTCPEKGDLASTFVESTKDSFTMVPTLCLDIGHSSNGEADTSDSISCKPLLITSSSMNEQKGQSETPKPLLALKKYLQDQVLLDTAKAIASQVLVLYKTEVMEKFSSSVGECDSEESLEAILFVDGIMSDLNDFTSSCSASPSELLDSEQCLSHLTFPLGLQDSTTNSESTQSLPVINMKKLSSVSFQTKARKAVSEALRSVNPFTNSLLGDSEASKLLDTFVTDVETIVQSMQAHDSENFKMSKVSTLSAARIIYHRFREMLRWFLTPCQDSVKVIDGVTPIHNETLKQAPSESLDSQVTCSSDSLEIQADLQTCTKEVISQILTVYHSEESMEECISSLKGDTEDLSKLLDAVVSQIDVLAASKSYLFVYDYAVNTQDNLHGEINNIEEEASSRSLKSTAFDKLCTEEFQTKASHMAGGILQSGLIGIVNTNLDGRSVESSNESDVKILQKSGTPSLFTSSLHTNSAASNIVISITKDLNSFTQMTKMSDASVSGQLERSLSASTLPVSVHNGANVKGKIIWPGTVNLFNNVFTKVKDFFAQQQPVLLDNVVEAPKHAKSICRTATSTQMTYSEHEGSQTSMVNYSKTLISQTLMTIQSRVSMSERMSTSEKGLLTCSIVGSMLEDVDMVRTDGNEIHRPSSSKSSLSITSAMTRGSQSDFTNSLPGTPVPNEWPVEIYCPIIRSSVIDMSDSSTHSQGSTNYTRQTISAIVNTVMEVIPRKDTEHIATADDVTSFTRRLARLSPRDGLQNFSHELTDKVYELIKSHNTPQALFVPAGKSVSDSILLKLKTGLNASEESREFPSDLVYSFATESIKRLLQQIVFWLPPPSQGSDFCQTVISDGSLQDTSQLIPSSSAISISSSQVYCDTKSLFTNIMVNQVMDTCSVASSSSEELSELMNIINGLSPTDAGTLDSDRPALMTTSRQSSAKSLPRTSLSGSSSTHNGGTVDIQVLGEVESKMDNKDLEMCSVSVYPSTPSAMDSDTHASFDSTSNDYTSLVLLLIVRLLSMITPITLLESSDIGETSRVLTKRILSEFCGTSGLEPTQAYPQNLKIKKIFKAVYKGLLQEFGSEKMLQVAMKSTDYAFDDALVKSLTRELLTKCNEASSSPPSMTQLSSHNALGSDEVGNSGLPTTGRKEKKRGRFSSLCGLNPKCTKKVNKKNHCIPTPSQNQTPAVSETDYACPPHNPTANTTPYTWSVVVRPVGHTAKFSKTALKAAYAIVKDQESCQTESVCSTKKKPRKRSLISRMFSAIGKAFSSPFTSCYKKKST; this is encoded by the exons ACCAAGAGGACCAAGAGAAACAAAGTGGAGCAGATCACTGATACAGATGCAG GTCCCTCTACATCTGTGGAATTCTCTGGGATGACAGTTCAGGGGACATCTCACCAGGGACAATCTAATGAGTGTGTCTCCAGGGCCTGTCAGACCAGGGCTCTTGACCTCCCGCCAATCAATCCGGATGCTTTCAACCCGGTTATCATCCGGTTTCTGGAAAAACTTACTGAGGA GCAATGGAGGCAGTTAAGCATTGGCAGGATGGACCCT GTGATGAGGGCATTGCTTGCAGAGATGTGCCTGGAGATTGTGCGGTTTGTATCTGAGGCCATCCTGGAGGTCATCATCCCTGCAATTTTCCGTTTTGTACGGATATACAGCCATGTGTCTCCAGTATCCGGCAAGTCTCTGACAGAATCAGAGAGATCCTCTAGCACAAACCTGAAGGTTCGCAAGAGAGGCAGCAGCAAATCCTCAAGGTCTTGCACGGCCAAATCAAGCTCCTCTCGTAATGG GTCTCAGACATTGTTGCCAAATactcagggagatggtgagtctatTTCATCTGAGCCACTCAGTGACTTTTTTGGGATCACTGAGGACAGTCTCCTCACTGGTGTCCAGGATTCCTTCAAAGAGTCGCTGAACAATGTCCTCTGTATCCAAAGAGAGGGCCAGGTAGACACTCAAAGTCTATCCCGGGTTATTGTTGGAGAAGTGTCAAAGAAAGTAAATTCCATCATCTCTGTGGCCATCCAAACTCCCATCTCTGGGCGAATGTCCCCTGTCATTTTTGCCAGTGGTGGTGTCTCCAGCACCAAGGTGGTTGAGGAGATGGTGTCTGGCATTTCCAACATACTTCAGATGTACATTAATGGGAAGAGTGTTGAGCAGAGTGTTGTTCTCAGAGAGGATGGTGTTGAGGTGGATATGACACATTTAACAGGACAGGTCATGACAGCCCTCAGTGGCACTGTTTTGAACTTCAGCAATAAGGAGGAAAATGAACCCGACAAGAGGGAACTGCTTTGTGTTGTTGCTGACCATATGAAGAGGCTTGAAGCTTGTAAAAGTCCTGAGGAGATGCTAAAACAAGGAGAGAGCAACCTCAATATCAAAGGTACCAAATCTAGTCTTTGTCTGTCAACACAAAGTATGGACAGGCTACTCACTGAGGAGTTTCAGACCAAGGCCACTGAATCGATCCGGGAGATCGTTAAAAGATTCAGGGGTTGTGCATCATGTTGTTCTGGCACTACATCATCTAGTCCAACTCCTAGGATAGGTGAGATCAGAGACCTTATGATTGACCCTGAGGCTTCTGAGTTGGTAAGTACCTTTGTTTCAGACATGGACAATCTTACCCAGTCTATCAGGGCATCCTGCTCCCCTGCACAGAGTGAGCAGATCCTTCTTGAAAACCATCAAAGTAAGATCTGGTCTTACACTGTTGGTTGTTACTACGACATGAAAAATACGCTGAAGAGGCTCCTTACCTGTCCAGAAAAAGGGGATCTCGCAAGTACATTTGTGGAGAGCACAAAAGATTCTTTCACAATGGTTCCAACTTTGTGCCTGGACATCGGTCATTCCAGTAATGGTGAGGCTGACACATCGGACTCCATTTCTTGTAAACCACTTTTAATAACCTCCTCATCTATGAATGAACAAAAAGGACAAAGTGAGACCCCAAAACCTCTCTTGGCTCTCAAAAAGTATTTGCAAGACCAAGTTCTCCTTGACACCGCAAAAGCGATTGCCAGCCAGGTTCTAGTCTTGTATAAGACTGAGGTGATGGAGAAGTTCTCATCTTCTGTTGGAGAGTGTGATTCTGAAGAGTCTCTGGAGGCCATTCTATTTGTGGATGGCATCATGTCTGACTTGAATGATTTCACCAGTTCTTGTTCCGCCTCACCATCTGAGTTGTTAGACAGTGAACAATGTCTCTCCCATCTCACTTTTCCACTTGGTCTGCAGGACAGCACCACCAACAGTGAATCTACCCAGAGTCTTCCAGTTATAAATATGAAGAAACTCTCCAGTGTGTCTTTCCAGACAAAGGCTAGAAAGGCAGTGAGTGAAGCTCTGAGATCTGTCAACCCCTTTACAAACAGCTTACTGGGAGACTCGGAAGCATCTAAATTGCTGGACACTTTTGTAACAGATGTGGAGACTATTGTTCAGTCCATGCAGGCACATGACTCTGAAAATTTCAAAATGTCAAAAGTGAGCACCCTTTCTGCTGCTCGTATTATATATCATAGATTTCGAGAAATGCTGAGGTGGTTTCTCACTCCCTGCCAAGACTCTGTAAAGGTCATCGATGGTGTTACACCAATACATAATGAGACTCTCAAACAGGCTCCTAGTGAAAGTTTAGATTCTCAGGTGACTTGTAGTAGTGATTCTCTTGAAATCCAAGCAGACCTTCAAACCTGTACCAAGGAGGTCATTAGTCAGATCCTCACTGTGTATCACTCCGAGGAATCCATGGAGGAATGCATATCTAGCCTAAAAGGAGATACAGAAGACCTGTCCAAGCTTTTGGATGCCGTTGTTTCTCAGATTGACGTCCTTGCCGCCTCCAAATCATATTTATTTGTTTATGACTATGCTGTCAATACACAGGACAATTTGCATGGTGAGATCAACAATATTGAGGAGGAGGCATCCTCTAGAAGTCTTAAATCCACAGCCTTTGACAAACTATGTACTGAGGAGTTTCAAACTAAAGCCTCACATATGGCTGGTGGGATCCTTCAATCAGGGTTAATTGGCATTGTAAATACCAACCTTGATGGTAGAAGTGTAGAGTCCAGTAATGAAAGTGATGTCAAAATCCTTCAGAAGAGTGGAACTCCATCTTTGTTCACCTCTTCTCTGCACACCAATTCTGCAGCATCCAACATTGTCATAAGCATCACTAAAGACCTTAATAGCTTCACCCAGATGACTAAAATGTCTGATGCTTCAGTGTCTGGCCAGTTAGAGAGATCCCTGTCAGCTTCAACCCTTCCTGTCAGTGTTCACAACGGGGCCAATGTGAAAGGAAAGATCATTTGGCCAGGCACTGTTAACCTGTTCAACAATGTGTTCACCAAGGTCAAGGATTTTTTTGCCCAGCAACAACCGGTCCTCCTAGACAATGTGGTTGAGGCCCCCAAACATGCCAAATCCATATGCAGAACAGCTACTTCTACACAAATGACTTACAGTGAACATGAAggcagccagaccagcatggtaaATTATTCCAAAACCTTAATTAGTCAGACTCTGATGACAATCCAGAGCAGAGTGTCTATGTCAGAGAGGATGAGCACCTCAGAGAAAGGCCTCTTGACTTGTTCCATCGTGGGCTCCATGTTGGAGGATGTTGACATGGTGAGAACTGATGGAAATGAGATACACCGGCCATCCTCCTCAAAGTCCTCCCTGTCCATCACCTCTGCCATGACCAGAGGGTCCCAGAGTGATTTTACAAATTCTCTTCCAGGCACTCCAGTCCCCAATGAGTGGCCTGTTGAAATCTATTGTCCTATCATTAGGAGTTCGGTCATTGATATGAGTGACTCCTCAACTCATTCACAAGGGTCAACAAATTACACAAGGCAAACCATTTCTGCCATAGTTAACACTGTTATGGAGGTCATTCCAAGAAAAGATACGGAACACATAGCAACTGCAGATGATGTCACTTCTTTTACAAGAAGACTTGCGAGACTCAGCCCCAGGGACGGTCTTCAGAACTTCTCACATGAGCTCACTGACAAAGTTTATGAGCTCATAAAAAGTCACAACACCCCCCAGGCTCTTTTTGTGCCAGCTGGCAAGAGCGTGTCTGACTCTATTCTTTTGAAGCTGAAGACAGGATTGAATGCTTCTGAAGAATCCAGGGAGTTTCCATCTGACCTTGTGTACTCCTTTGCTACGGAGTCAATAAAACGTCTGCTACAGCAGATTGTCTTCTGGCTTCCTCCACCATCACAAGGATCCGATTTCTGCCAAACTGTCATCTCTGATGGTTCTCTGCAGGACACAAGTCAGCTTATCCCGAGCTCTTCTGCCATCTCCATTAGTTCCTCACAGGTTTACTGTGACACAAAGAGCCTTTTCACCAATATAATGGTCAATCAGGTCATGGATACCTGTTCTGTGGCCTCCAGTTCATCAGAAGAATTATCAGAGTTGATGAACATAATCAATGGGTTGTCCCCAACTGATGCTGGAACACTTGACTCTGACAGACCGGCTCTCATGACCACTAGCCGTCAGTCTAGTGCCAAATCATTGCCTAGAACCTCTCTGTCTGGCAGCAGCAGCACACACAACGGTGGAACTGTGGATATTCAAGTTTTAGGAGAGGTGGAATCCAAGATGGACAACAAAGATCTGGAGATGTGTAGTGTCTCTGTGTATCCATCAACTCCATCAGCCATGGACTCTGATACACATGCATCATTTGACTCCACTAGCAATGACTACACCTCTTTGGTACTTTTACTGATTGTTAGATTGCTGTCAATGATCACCCCTATCACATTACTGGAATCCTCTGACATTGGTGAAACATCAAGAGTTCTCACAAAGAGGATTCTGTCTGAGTTCTGTGGCACCTCAGGCCTTGAACCAACTCAAGCCTACCCCCAGAATCTGAAAATCAAAAAGATTTTCAAGGCTGTCTACAAGGGGCTTCTTCAAGAATTTGGGTCAGAGAAGATGCTCCAGGTTGCAATGAAGTCAACGGATTATGCATTTGACGATGCCCTGGTCAAATCATTAACTAGGGAACTACTAACTAAATGCAATGAGGCTAGCTCTTCACCTCCCTCCATGACCCAGTTGTCATCACACAATGCACTTGGCAGTGACGAGGTAGGTAATTCTGGGCTTCCAACAACTGGTAGAAaggaaaagaagagaggaagattcagcTCTCTCTGTGGACTCAACCCAAAG TGTACAAAGAAGGTCAACAAGAAGAACCACTGCATTCCAACACCTTCCCAGAACCAGACCCCTGCCGTCAGTGAAACAG attATGCCTGCCCACCCCATAACCCTACAGCCAACACGACGCCATATacttggtctgtggttgtgaggccggttggacatactgccaaattctctaaaacggcattgaaggcggcttatg caATTGTCAAAGATCAAGAATCCTGCCAAACAGAGAGTGTATGCTCCACCAAGAAGAAACCAAGGAAGCGTTCGCTCATTTCCAGGATGTTTTCAGCTATAGGCAAAGCCTTTTCCAGTCCCTTTACTTCCTGCTATAAAAAGAAGAGCACCTAA